ACGCGCCGGTTGGCATCAATGCTGGCCCGGAAAGGCTATGCGCCCTCCATGGCCTTTCGGATCGTCGGTGAGGTACTTGCCCAAGCCGGTACCCTTGAGTAGTGAGTTTGACCATTCCTTCCCCCTCAGCAGAAACCACGCCTTCAGCATCAGCATTGGCAGCCAATGCTGATGCCCAAGTGACGAATGCGCCTGCGCCGTTGGAACCGAGGACGTATCAGGTCCGGACGTTCGGTTGCCAGATGAACGTCCACGACTCCGAGCGCATGGCCGGCCTCCTTGAGGACGCCGGTTACGTGCCAGCGGAAGGCGAAGTGGCGGACATCGTGGTCTTCAATACGTGCGCCGTTCGGGAGAATGCCGATAACAAGCTCTACGGAAACCTGGGCCAGCTGCGGCAGGTCAAGGCAGCCAACCCCGGCATGCAGATTGCTGTTGGCGGCTGCCTTGCCCAGAAGGACCGGGAAACCATCGTCAAGAAGGCCCCTTGGGTTGACGCTGTGTTTGGCACCCATAACGTGGGAGCGCTTCCGGCTTTGCTGAAGCGGGCACGGCACAACAACGAGGCCCAACTCGAAATCCTCGAATCGCTGGACGTCTTCCCCTCCACCCTTCCCACCAAACGTGACTCCGTCTATTCGGGCTGGGTCTCCATTTCAGTAGGGTGCAACAACACCTGCACGTTCTGCATCGTGCCCTCCCTTCGCGGCAAGGAGAAGGACCGTCGTCCCGGGGAAATCCTGGCGGAAATACAGGCCTTGGTGGATGACGGCGCGGTGGAAGTCACGTTGCTGGGCCAGAACGTCAACTCTTACGGCGTGGAGTTCGGTGACCGCCAGGCCTTCTCGAAGCTCCTGCGTGCATGTGGGGAAATTGAAGGCCTGGAGCGCGTGCGCTTCACCAGTCCGCACCCTGCGGCATTCACGGACGACGTCATTGATGCCATGGCCGAGACCCCCAACGTGATGCCCCAGCTGCATATGCCCTTGCAGTCGGGCTCGGACAAGGTCCTCAAGGACATGCGTCGCTCGTACCGCTCCAGCAAGTTCCTGGGCATCCTGGACAAGGTTCGTGATCGTATCCCCGATGCTGCCATCACTACAGACATCATTGTTGGCTTCCCGGGCGAGACCGAGGAAGATTTCCAGGCGACGCTTGACGTCGTGGAGAAGTCCCGGTTCGCCTCAGCCTTCACCTTCCAGTACTCCAAACGGCCTGGGACGCCAGCGGCCGAGCTACCCGAGCAGCTTCCCAAGGCAGTGGTCCAGGAGCGCTATGAACGGCTGACCGCTCTGCAGGACCGTATCGCCGCCGAGGAGAACGCCAAGCAACTGGGTCGCCGGGTGGAAATTCTGGTGACAGCACAGTCTGGCCGCAAAGCGGATGAAACGCACCGCTTGTCGGGGCGGTCCAAGGATCAGCGGCTCGTTCATTTCTCAGTACCTGCCGGAGCAGAAACCCCTCGGCCCGGGGACTTCGTCACCGTGACCATCACCGAGGCCGCTGCGTTCCACCTGGTCGCTGATCCTGCCGGCCCAGGGGATTACACGTTGCGGCGCTCACGCGCGGGTGACGCCTGGGATCGTTCCCAGGCAGATTCCTGTGGTGTTCCCACGCCGGGTGCGGCCTCGGGCAAGCGGGGCGTGTCGCTGGGCATGCCGTCGCTGCCTGTTCGCGGCGCCTGACTGCGTTTGCTTGAGAGATCGAATGGATCCCACACATGTCGCGCCGCCGGTGATCGCCGTCGTCGGACCAACAGGGTCCGGTAAATCGGATCTGGGCGTCGAGTTGGCGCTGGCCCTCGATGGCGAGGTCATCAACGCTGACGCCCTGCAGTTCTACCGGGGTATGGACATCGGTACGGCCAAGATCCCCGTGGAGGACCGCAAGGGCGTGCCACACCATCTGCTGGACACAAAGGACGTCACGGAGGAAGCCAGCGTGGCGGACTTCCAGGCGGAATGCCGCGAAGTCATCAGTGACATCCACGGACGGGGCAAGCGGGCCATCACGGTGGGCGGCTCCGGTCTGTACGTGCGGGCAGCCCTGGATGTCCTGGAGTTCCCCGGCACGGACCCCGTCTTGCGAAAACAGCTTGAAGACGAATGGGAAACGTTTGGTCTGGGGCCGTTGCGGGCCCGGCTTGAAAAGGTGGATCCGGTCTCGGCAGACCGCCTTGGCGATGCCCGGCGAGTGATCAGGGCGCTTGAGGTCCATGGAATAACGGGCCGCCCGTTCAGCTCGTTCATGCCCCAACGCGAGTACTTCCAGCCAGCCGTGCAGATTGGTTTATCCGTTGACCGGGAAGTTCTGCGGGAGCGGCTTGCACTCCGTGTACATCGGATGGTGGACGCGGGGCTGCTCCAGGAAGTGGATCGGCTTGATGCAGCGGGCCTGCGGCGGGGCAAGACGGCGTCGCGCGCCTTAGGCTATGCCCAGTTCCTCAAAGTGCTCGACGCTGAAGCCAGTGTCGCTCAAGCAGCCGAGGAGACCATTGTGGCCACGAGGCAGTTCGCGCGTCGACAATTGACATGGTTCAGGGCCGATCCCCGCATTGCCTGGCTCGATTGGCAGGATCCTGAGCTCGTGTCCAAGGCAGTGTCCCTGGCCTAGCCGGGGCTGGTACCGCATACGGCAATTTCTGGCCGAACCTGCCCGGCGGGTAGCCTAGTCCCATGGATCAAACCGCCGCAGTTCCCTCCCAGCAGTCCGCCGCTGCCGGTGCCTCCGCGCCCACTGCCAGCCTTTCCGGAATGGCGTTTTCCAAGGGGCATGGAACGGGCAATGATTTCGTCCTGATTGCTGATCCCGGTGATGTCCACGAGATCTCTCCCGAGCAGGTAGCACAGCTGTGCGACAGGCATCGGGGGATAGGTGGCGATGGCCTTATCCGCGCTGTCCCATCCCGCTACCTGCCTGAAGGCCGCGAACTGCTGGAGCAGGATGCTTCCGCGGAATGGTTTATGGACTACCGTAACGGCGACGGATCGTTGTCGGAGATGTGCGGTAACGGTGTCCGGGTCTTCGTGCATTTCCTCCTCGCCCAGGGCCTGGTTGAGCTCGGACCCGGTGAGTCCTTGACCATTGGAACGCGTGGCGGCATTAAGAAGATTGTGCGCACGGCCGACGGCTATGCCGTGGATATGGGCCCTTGGGAGTTCATCTTCCCGGCAGAAGCCCAAAGTAAAGCCATGGACGCCTTGGTGAGCGCCGACGGCCTGGAAGTGGCAAGGCCCGGACTCTCCGTTAGCATGGGCAACCCGCACACGGTTGTAGCGCTTGCTGAGCTCAGTGAGCTCGCCGCCACGAAACTGTTCACCGCTCCGGTAGTGGATCCCAAGCCTGCCAATGGCACCAATGTCGAGTTCGTGGTGCCCGCTGAACCGCTGGTCCACGATGGCGTGGGAAGTATCACCATGCGCGTCCACGAGCGTGGAGTAGGCGAAACCCAGTCGTGTGGCACCGGTGCGTGTGCCGCTGCCGTCGCGATCCGTCATTGGGCTGGCAGCAGCGCCCCCAATACCTGGCATGTCAACGTTCCCGGTGGCGTGGTGGTTGTGAAGTTCTTCCCCGGTGAGGATGGCCGCGAACACGTTGAGCTCAGCGGACCGGCAGTCATTGTGGCTACTGGGACGCTTTCCTGACCCGAAGGATCCTGAAGGACTTTGAAGTGCTTTCGCGGGAGACCGTGAAGGACTTGTCCAATTCGTTGGCCAGCCAGCGTTGAAGTGAGTCCGAGCCCAAGTTCTTCTGGACCACCATCCATGCGTTGCCGCCCGGTGCCAGCCGGGGCAGCCATGTCAGGAGAAGCGAATGTAGTTCGTCCTTGCCGATGCGGATGGGCGGGTTGGACCAAATGGTGTCGAATTCGACGCCGGGGTCTACTTCATGCGGGTGGCTGGCTGTCACATTGTCCAAGCCCAGGGCAGCCGCGTTCTCGTTGGTCAGGGCGATGCAGCGCTCGTTGACATCCACGGCGTAGACCTTTGCCAGGGGTGCCATGAGCCCCATGGTGAGGGCAACAGGGCCCCAACCACACCCAATATCCAGCAGGTTGCCACGGGGCGAAGGCGGTGGAACCTCGGCCAAAAGTACCTTGGTACCCTTGTCCACACCGTCGGGGCTGAAGATGCCCGATGACGTCTGCACGTGACGGGTAGCTCCCGCGAGCTCCACAGTGAGGGGCTTGCGGGTGAACGGTCCGGCCGGTTGGGCGCTGAAATAGTGTGCAGACTCCATAATTTGCCAGATTAGTTGGCTATCGGCGGCTTGGGAAACTGCCACCAGTCGGAGTGGTTTGACACCGGGTGCTAACGTTGGGGGCATGTTCTTGATCTTTGAGTAATCAGCCCGAGCCGATGCAACACATCGGCTAGGCACCCGCCCGCGATGCAGGCCCCGCTTGGCACATCAGCCCAGCGCATGGCCATTCCGCCAGGCAGGTTCCGTCCGGCACAATCTGCATCTCCCGTTATTGGTGTTGCGGATGCTCAGAAGAACATGTCCCACCCCAACTGTCTCGAAGACAGCGGGCTCCAGCCATCTGTCTTTCGGTTGATGGCTTCTGGTGTGGCAATGGATTCTCCAGCAGGACAGGACCTCCCGCGGACCCACACGCTCGATCCCAGCACCACAGGAGGCCCTCTATGGCCGAAGCTCGTCAGCCCACCGCGAATACCGTCCCATTGGACACCAAACAGCACT
This window of the Arthrobacter sp. StoSoilB5 genome carries:
- the miaB gene encoding tRNA (N6-isopentenyl adenosine(37)-C2)-methylthiotransferase MiaB translates to MSLTIPSPSAETTPSASALAANADAQVTNAPAPLEPRTYQVRTFGCQMNVHDSERMAGLLEDAGYVPAEGEVADIVVFNTCAVRENADNKLYGNLGQLRQVKAANPGMQIAVGGCLAQKDRETIVKKAPWVDAVFGTHNVGALPALLKRARHNNEAQLEILESLDVFPSTLPTKRDSVYSGWVSISVGCNNTCTFCIVPSLRGKEKDRRPGEILAEIQALVDDGAVEVTLLGQNVNSYGVEFGDRQAFSKLLRACGEIEGLERVRFTSPHPAAFTDDVIDAMAETPNVMPQLHMPLQSGSDKVLKDMRRSYRSSKFLGILDKVRDRIPDAAITTDIIVGFPGETEEDFQATLDVVEKSRFASAFTFQYSKRPGTPAAELPEQLPKAVVQERYERLTALQDRIAAEENAKQLGRRVEILVTAQSGRKADETHRLSGRSKDQRLVHFSVPAGAETPRPGDFVTVTITEAAAFHLVADPAGPGDYTLRRSRAGDAWDRSQADSCGVPTPGAASGKRGVSLGMPSLPVRGA
- the miaA gene encoding tRNA (adenosine(37)-N6)-dimethylallyltransferase MiaA; translation: MDPTHVAPPVIAVVGPTGSGKSDLGVELALALDGEVINADALQFYRGMDIGTAKIPVEDRKGVPHHLLDTKDVTEEASVADFQAECREVISDIHGRGKRAITVGGSGLYVRAALDVLEFPGTDPVLRKQLEDEWETFGLGPLRARLEKVDPVSADRLGDARRVIRALEVHGITGRPFSSFMPQREYFQPAVQIGLSVDREVLRERLALRVHRMVDAGLLQEVDRLDAAGLRRGKTASRALGYAQFLKVLDAEASVAQAAEETIVATRQFARRQLTWFRADPRIAWLDWQDPELVSKAVSLA
- the dapF gene encoding diaminopimelate epimerase — encoded protein: MDQTAAVPSQQSAAAGASAPTASLSGMAFSKGHGTGNDFVLIADPGDVHEISPEQVAQLCDRHRGIGGDGLIRAVPSRYLPEGRELLEQDASAEWFMDYRNGDGSLSEMCGNGVRVFVHFLLAQGLVELGPGESLTIGTRGGIKKIVRTADGYAVDMGPWEFIFPAEAQSKAMDALVSADGLEVARPGLSVSMGNPHTVVALAELSELAATKLFTAPVVDPKPANGTNVEFVVPAEPLVHDGVGSITMRVHERGVGETQSCGTGACAAAVAIRHWAGSSAPNTWHVNVPGGVVVVKFFPGEDGREHVELSGPAVIVATGTLS
- a CDS encoding methyltransferase; the protein is MESAHYFSAQPAGPFTRKPLTVELAGATRHVQTSSGIFSPDGVDKGTKVLLAEVPPPSPRGNLLDIGCGWGPVALTMGLMAPLAKVYAVDVNERCIALTNENAAALGLDNVTASHPHEVDPGVEFDTIWSNPPIRIGKDELHSLLLTWLPRLAPGGNAWMVVQKNLGSDSLQRWLANELDKSFTVSRESTSKSFRILRVRKASQ